The following is a genomic window from Lactococcus carnosus.
TTGACATCAATCCAGTTGTTGTCAACCATCATGCTAAAGGGTGTCAATTCTGTCAATTCAAGAGTATATGCGGATTTGAACCAGATTTGCATTTATCATCAGGACGAAAAATTCACCAGAAATCAAAAGAAGAAATTAGAGAAGCCTTACTGAAAGGAGAAAGTATTAATGGATCATCTGACTGAACAAAATATCTCAGTATTACAAGAAAATGAATCCGGTAAAGACATGCCCAAGACACCAGAGCAGATTGAGGCAATCTATCGGACAGGTACAAATATTCTAGTCTCAGCCTCTGCTGGTTCTGGTAAGACATTCGTAATGACAGAACGCATTCTTTATTATATTTTAAAAGGTGTGCCACTTAAAAGTCTATTCATTTCAACCTTTACAAATAAAGCTGCTGCTGAATTAAAAACAAGACTAGATAAGAAGATTCGTGAGACACGTCTTAAGGAAAGAAATCACGAAAGTCTTCATCTGCTAACCCAAGCATTACAAGATTTACCTATTGCGGATATTGGGACGATGGATAGCTTCACACTAAAATTTCTCAAAGAAAATTTCTATTTGAAACATATCGATCCTACTTTTAGATTGCTAGTTGATAAAACAGAACAAGATGTAATCAAGCAAGAGATATTTGATAAATTAGTTGAGGTGTCCTTAGCGGGTAAAGGGACGCTTAGCAAGGAACGCTTTGTTAAGGTGATGACTAATTTTTCATCTGACCGTAAAATAGCCCCATTTTATAGCATCTTAGATAAGATTAATACATTTGCTGATAGCCTGGAAGATCCGATTAAGTGGTTGACACATGATTTTTTAACTGGCTTTTCAACAATTGGCAGTTATGCGGATTTACCGGATAGGTTTACAGATGGCTTACAGGATAGCTTATTTCAAATCTATCAAATATTGGATGAAAACTTAGCGACTGGCTTGATTACTGGTAAGGCAAAAATTAGTAACACAGAAGAATTTTTAGGTAATTATGACTACTTGGTAGCTTGCTTAGAGCAGAAAGCATTTAGTAAGTTTGCTGATTTTTATCAGCAACTAAAATTTCAGTTTATACCCAATGCAAATAATAAAGAGACTAGAGATGAAGCACTTGAAAGCCAAAAGAAAAGCTTAAAGGCATCACTTGATACGTATAGAAAAAATCTGGATGAGTTTGTTGAAGCAATTAAGCATCAAGCCATTATTGAAAAATATCATGGTGCTGCAAGTGAATTGACAGCTGATTTACAAGAAATTGCGCTCACTTTTTATCAAGACTATCATGACTATAAGCTTAATAATGCCTGTCTTGAATATGCTGATGTAACGCATCTGACGATTGCTATCTTACAGGAAAATGAGGTCCTTAGAAAAGTCTATCAAACACAGTATGTTGAAGTCATGGTTGATGAGTATCAAGATACCAATCATCTGCAAGAGGCGATGTTAACCTTACTATCAAATGGTCATAATCGATTTATGGTTGGTGATGTTAAACAGTCAATCTATGGATTTAGACTAGCAGATCCATCGCTTTTTATGGATAAGTACGAGGGCTACCAACAGCCAACGAGTGATGGGAAATTAATCCGACTTAAAGAGAATTTTCGATCAAGACCAGAAGTTATCAATTTTACCAATCAAGTTTTTAAAAGATTAATGGATAAAAATATTGGGGAGATGGTCTATGGTGATGAAGAAATGTTGGTTGTTGGGAATCCATCTTATGCTAAGGAAACCTCAGACGCGTTTACAGCAGAACTAATGATCTATCAAGATCCAAAACATCAAGTTGAGGATGATGCAGCCTTATCAAAAGACGAGTTGGTTATGACAGCCCAGGAGATTAAGCGATTAAGTGAGCAAGGCGTCGCATATGAAGACATTGTCATACTCGTTAGGAGTAAGACGAATAATGCGGAGATTGAACGTGTCCTCCAATCATTTGATATTCCAGTAGTCCTTGATGAAGGCAAGATGACATATCTTCAAGCCATGGAAGTTTTGGTCATGTTAGATGTGTTGAGAGCAGTTGACAATCCACTTTTTGATGTCTCCTTTGTGGCACTTTTGAAGTCCCCTCTGTTTAATTTTGATGAAAATGACTTAGCAGTCCTTAGCTTACAGGCCTCAAATGATGTGACATTTTATGAAAAATATCAAAAAACGTTAGATGGAGATGGCCTAAAACCAGCCTTAGTTGATGCACAACTCAGATATAAACTTGAAAACTTTACTGATTTATTTAATCAATGGCAGCTATTTTCACAACAAGAAAGTTTACATAGCCTGATTTGGAAAATTTATCGCGATACACATTATTATGACTATGTGGGTGGCATGAAAAATGGCCAACTCAGACAGGCTAATTTAGCTGCATTAGCAGATCGTGCAGCATCATATGAATCTTCTGGATATAAGGGCCTCTTTCAATTTATCAAAATGATTGATAGTTTTATGACCAACAAAAATGATTTGACATCAATTAATGTGGCACTACCAACTCATGCTGTTCGCGTCATGACCATCCATAAATCAAAAGGACTAGAATTTCCATATGTATTTATTTTGAACTTTAATAAGAAGTTTAATATGAAAGACCTATCTGGCGATCTAATCCTTTCAAGAAAAAATGGTGCAGGTATTAACTTTACAGCTGATTTTAAGGCAGAAGTTGACACTGATTTCCCTTATGCATTAGTTAAAATGGCAACCTTACCTCACATGGCAAACGCCTTGGAAAAATCATATCAATCACTATCTGAAGAAATGCGGATGCTTTATGTTGCCTTTACTAGAGCTGTCAATAAAATTTACATGGTGGGTAAGATTGATGCCTCAAAAATAGATGAAGATGGTCTTTTCTCAGAGTATCAGCAAGTTGTTTTTGATCAAAATGGCCT
Proteins encoded in this region:
- the addA gene encoding helicase-exonuclease AddAB subunit AddA, which produces MDHLTEQNISVLQENESGKDMPKTPEQIEAIYRTGTNILVSASAGSGKTFVMTERILYYILKGVPLKSLFISTFTNKAAAELKTRLDKKIRETRLKERNHESLHLLTQALQDLPIADIGTMDSFTLKFLKENFYLKHIDPTFRLLVDKTEQDVIKQEIFDKLVEVSLAGKGTLSKERFVKVMTNFSSDRKIAPFYSILDKINTFADSLEDPIKWLTHDFLTGFSTIGSYADLPDRFTDGLQDSLFQIYQILDENLATGLITGKAKISNTEEFLGNYDYLVACLEQKAFSKFADFYQQLKFQFIPNANNKETRDEALESQKKSLKASLDTYRKNLDEFVEAIKHQAIIEKYHGAASELTADLQEIALTFYQDYHDYKLNNACLEYADVTHLTIAILQENEVLRKVYQTQYVEVMVDEYQDTNHLQEAMLTLLSNGHNRFMVGDVKQSIYGFRLADPSLFMDKYEGYQQPTSDGKLIRLKENFRSRPEVINFTNQVFKRLMDKNIGEMVYGDEEMLVVGNPSYAKETSDAFTAELMIYQDPKHQVEDDAALSKDELVMTAQEIKRLSEQGVAYEDIVILVRSKTNNAEIERVLQSFDIPVVLDEGKMTYLQAMEVLVMLDVLRAVDNPLFDVSFVALLKSPLFNFDENDLAVLSLQASNDVTFYEKYQKTLDGDGLKPALVDAQLRYKLENFTDLFNQWQLFSQQESLHSLIWKIYRDTHYYDYVGGMKNGQLRQANLAALADRAASYESSGYKGLFQFIKMIDSFMTNKNDLTSINVALPTHAVRVMTIHKSKGLEFPYVFILNFNKKFNMKDLSGDLILSRKNGAGINFTADFKAEVDTDFPYALVKMATLPHMANALEKSYQSLSEEMRMLYVAFTRAVNKIYMVGKIDASKIDEDGLFSEYQQVVFDQNGLLDTSIRKSSKGYLNWILGIYHATTVKSELGLNLRLITDDDLADMLPSSYQAASSFDSLLLASQAFDGTMDTIEEVKLAKDMLASTEQLNQKYAAGIKLPTIQTPSQIKKRYEHLISENDVVVQSKQKYSQFEFLKTDKKVSPTELGTAVHELMQSLDFTNVSRETLAHTLKKLAVRDEVKLKIDQAKIFSLFDTDFGKLLVDQFDNISREAPFSMLKTDDASGQQYVIRGIIDGFIKLDNKIILFDYKTDHFTDLAKIPEIKAQYQLQMSLYAESLASAFKVASVEKYLILLGGPDKVYIEQV